From one Triticum aestivum cultivar Chinese Spring chromosome 4B, IWGSC CS RefSeq v2.1, whole genome shotgun sequence genomic stretch:
- the LOC123093497 gene encoding uncharacterized protein SYNPCC7002_A1590 — protein sequence MAASLRSPPPVPAAAAFRRCRAAAVVCASSSPSSSSSSAVSSAPKARFVARRSESTSVQQLARPLAEYMGLPASQYSVLDAERIERVDESTFRCYVYRFRFFALEVCPVLLVRVDEEPNGCCIRLLSCKLEGSPLVEAQNDKFSASMVNRVFCNSSSEGSTLQQLTSDATIEVAIDIPFPFQALPVEAIESSGRQVLEQLLRVMLPRFLKQLDKDYQAWASGDSSRKPLGTGEI from the exons ATGGCAGCGTCCctccgctccccgccgcccgtgcccgcagccgccgccttccgccgctgccgcgccgccgccgtcgtctgcgcctcctcctctccctcctcgtcctcgtcgtcggccgTGTCGTCCGCTCCCAAGGCGCGCTTCGTCGCCCGCCGCTCCGAGTCCACCTCCGTCCAGCAGCTCGCCCGCCCCCTCG CGGAGTACATGGGCCTGCCGGCAAGCCAGTACTCGGTGCTGGACGCGGAGCGCATCGAGCGCGTCGACGAGTCCACCTTCCGCTGCTACGTCTACCGCTTCCGCTTCTTCGCGCTCGAGGTCTGCCCCGTCCTCCTCGTCCGCGTCGACGAGGAGCCCAACGGCTGCTGCATCCGCCTCCTCTCATGCAAG CTGGAGGGGTCACCCCTTGTGGAGGCGCAGAATGACAAATTCTCGG CTTCCATGGTGAATAGGGTTTTCTGCAACAGCAGTTCAGAGGGTTCGACGCTTCAACAGCTTACATCGGATGCTACAATCGAG GTTGCAATTGACATTCCCTTTCCATTTCAAGCACTACCAGTTGAAGCTATTGAATCAAGTGGCAGGCAAGTGCTTGAGCAGTTACTCCGAGTCATGCTTCCACGATTTCTGAAGCAG CTTGATAAAGACTACCAAGCTTGGGCCTCGGGCGATTCTTCACGGAAACCGCTTGGCACTGGGGAAATATGA